The following are encoded in a window of Flavobacterium psychrotrophum genomic DNA:
- the rpiB gene encoding ribose 5-phosphate isomerase B translates to MKISIGNDHAGPEYKKAIVAHLEAKGYEIINHGTDTADSVDYADFVHPVANDVENGVVEFGIIICGSGNGASMTANKHQKIRAALCWTKEITELARQHNDANILSIPARFTSKEQAIAMVDTFLNTAFEGGRHKTRIDKMPCM, encoded by the coding sequence ATGAAAATTTCTATTGGTAACGACCACGCAGGCCCTGAATATAAAAAAGCCATTGTAGCACACCTGGAAGCTAAAGGCTACGAAATTATTAACCACGGTACAGATACGGCAGATAGTGTAGACTATGCAGATTTTGTACACCCGGTGGCTAATGATGTAGAAAATGGTGTGGTAGAATTTGGTATTATAATTTGCGGCAGCGGAAACGGGGCATCTATGACTGCTAACAAGCATCAAAAAATTCGCGCTGCACTGTGCTGGACTAAAGAAATTACCGAACTGGCACGCCAGCATAACGATGCTAATATACTAAGCATACCTGCGCGTTTTACCAGTAAAGAACAGGCTATAGCCATGGTAGATACTTTTTTAAATACCGCTTTTGAAGGTGGCCGCCATAAAACACGCATTGATAAAATGCCGTGTATGTAA
- a CDS encoding ATP-binding protein produces MANFYQRIVLEEFKTKVVPNKVLILLGARRVGKTRLIKTYLETHTDAKYLQLNGEDINDATLLQERSVANYKRLLDGTNLLVIDEAQNIPDIGLILKLIVDSIEGIKVIVTGSSMFDLTNNLGEPLVGRKNTLYLYPLAQMEFNEFENYKQTTENLEQRLLFGGYPELEQYPDWEEKKDYLFEIINAYLFKDILVFEGIKNSDKIYDLLRMIAFQVGKEVSLQELGNQLQLSKNTVEKYLDLLTKVFILFKLEGYSKNLRKEITKSSRWYFYDNGIRNAIINNFNRLDNRTDVGDLWENYLAAERIKKQQYRKIRVRNYFWRTYDQQELDWLEEGTDSLAGFEFKWNEKRKAKIPTAFGKAYPEATFEVINKGNYLDFIM; encoded by the coding sequence ATGGCTAATTTTTATCAACGCATTGTTTTAGAAGAATTTAAAACTAAAGTTGTACCTAATAAAGTACTTATTTTATTAGGAGCACGCCGTGTAGGTAAAACCCGCCTGATAAAAACCTACCTCGAAACCCATACCGATGCAAAATATTTACAGCTAAATGGAGAGGATATTAATGATGCCACCCTGTTGCAGGAACGGTCTGTAGCTAATTATAAAAGGCTGCTGGATGGTACTAACCTGCTTGTAATAGACGAAGCCCAAAACATACCCGATATAGGCCTGATTCTTAAACTTATTGTAGACAGTATAGAAGGTATTAAAGTTATTGTTACAGGGTCGTCTATGTTTGACCTTACCAATAACCTGGGCGAGCCACTTGTGGGCAGAAAAAACACACTCTACCTCTACCCGCTTGCGCAAATGGAATTTAACGAGTTTGAAAATTATAAGCAAACTACCGAAAATTTAGAGCAGCGCCTGCTCTTTGGTGGTTACCCTGAGCTGGAGCAATATCCTGACTGGGAAGAAAAAAAGGATTACCTGTTCGAGATTATTAATGCCTACCTGTTTAAGGATATACTTGTTTTTGAGGGTATCAAAAACTCTGATAAGATTTATGACCTGCTGCGTATGATAGCGTTTCAAGTGGGTAAAGAAGTATCGTTACAGGAGCTGGGCAACCAGTTGCAGCTGTCTAAAAATACGGTAGAAAAATATCTTGACCTGCTTACTAAAGTGTTTATACTTTTTAAACTTGAGGGTTACAGCAAAAACCTGCGTAAGGAAATTACCAAATCGAGCCGGTGGTATTTTTATGATAACGGTATTCGGAATGCCATTATTAACAACTTTAACCGCCTGGATAACCGTACAGATGTGGGCGACCTGTGGGAAAACTACCTTGCTGCAGAGCGTATTAAAAAACAGCAGTACCGCAAAATAAGGGTTCGTAATTATTTTTGGCGTACGTATGACCAGCAGGAACTCGACTGGCTTGAAGAAGGCACAGACAGCCTTGCAGGTTTTGAATTTAAATGGAACGAAAAGCGTAAGGCTAAAATACCCACAGCCTTTGGCAAAGCCTACCCGGAAGCTACGTTTGAGGTTATAAACAAGGGCAATTACCTAGATTTTATAATGTGA
- a CDS encoding DUF2007 domain-containing protein, with protein MKQFVTAAVFTYPHEIAILKHLLTDAGLSFYFENEAMVQVVPMYTHALGGIKLKVHKNDLSTVQQIIEDFNFNNHLKIV; from the coding sequence ATGAAGCAATTTGTAACCGCAGCAGTATTTACTTACCCTCACGAAATAGCCATTTTAAAACACCTGCTAACCGATGCCGGCCTTAGTTTTTACTTTGAAAACGAAGCTATGGTACAGGTTGTACCTATGTATACACACGCACTGGGTGGCATAAAACTTAAAGTACACAAAAATGATCTGAGCACTGTACAACAAATTATAGAAGACTTCAATTTTAATAATCACTTAAAAATTGTCTGA